A genomic stretch from Desulfolutivibrio sulfodismutans DSM 3696 includes:
- a CDS encoding PAS domain S-box protein, translating to MPDRDMTREQLLAERRRLLSELTEARRTIQELRQAPPSPEPWQSPPGPRKTSRRHPPKPAKLPEPPGAPERIPDAINGAFTEADSILTAAFDGFLASDMHGRIVRANNALADMLGFSIRELIGKGLWDIDVTASESDVIRRITQRATNGGRLFETVLQRKDGGFVDAEVSSFHLDHDGGRLVAFLRDVTERKRMERTLKLTQASMDTAALGIFWIAPDGRLLYVNDITCQRLEYSRDELLAMNIADVDPVFPMGSRRNHFKPYRNTQTLRFETIHRSRSGRDIPVLITSNYLEFEDQEFEIAFAEDISELRRTQSDMARSRAALEENQARLSLVMDLTDMAPWEMDIATNTFTFDDRFYALYGTTAEREGGPLMPAQTYAREFVHPEDAWMIADEVRKILAADAPGYEGQVEHRIIRRDGALRHIVVRFRLIRDEAGRPVKTIGANQDITGRKQAEEALARSEQRFRNLLGDMEMVAVQGYDRDRRVIYWNRASQRLYGYAEAEALGRRLEDLIIPAPMREGVIRNIQDWLDNGVSIPAGELHLLRKDGTLIQVYSSHVMQETASGHKEMYCIDVDLTEIKKAHDQLVQAKEAAEAASKAKSEFLANMSHEIRTPLNGILGMLQLLTDTTLDEEQTQFISLAMDSSKRLTRLLSDILDLSRVEAGKMQMQVEVVDLDSVVKQLAALHEPVSLQTGVRFQCTAFPGLPKAVLGDSIRLQQVLTNLVGNAFKFTTSGSIALEACPLPPRRPGEAQVLFSVADTGCGMDDSLLSKLFEPFVQASQGFTRRHQGAGLGLSIVKRIVELMGGNIAVESTPGAGTTFFIAIPFALPSPGAADGRQARLGDGAPAPRALRILIAEDDMVSLLAVSRQLGKKGHRTHAAHDGAEAVEAVRKMDFDLVLMDVQMPTMDGVAATRLIRDAGAGAAKADIPIIAMTAFAMAGDREKFLAAGMNDYVAKPVDHADVEAAIARVMSLPKSASRR from the coding sequence ATGCCAGACAGGGATATGACCCGTGAGCAACTTCTCGCCGAGAGGCGACGGCTGTTGTCGGAACTGACGGAGGCCCGACGGACCATCCAGGAACTTCGCCAGGCGCCTCCCTCGCCCGAACCCTGGCAATCCCCTCCCGGGCCCAGAAAGACCTCCCGCAGGCATCCTCCAAAACCGGCCAAACTGCCCGAACCGCCCGGTGCGCCCGAACGCATTCCCGACGCCATAAACGGCGCGTTCACCGAGGCCGATTCGATCCTGACGGCGGCCTTCGACGGGTTTCTGGCCAGCGACATGCACGGCCGGATCGTGCGGGCCAACAACGCCTTGGCGGACATGCTCGGCTTCAGCATTCGGGAGTTGATCGGCAAGGGCCTCTGGGACATCGACGTCACGGCCTCGGAGTCGGACGTGATCCGCCGCATCACGCAGAGAGCGACGAACGGAGGCAGGCTTTTCGAGACCGTCCTGCAGCGCAAGGACGGCGGCTTCGTCGACGCCGAGGTCAGCTCCTTCCATCTGGATCACGACGGCGGGCGACTTGTCGCCTTCCTGCGGGACGTCACCGAGCGCAAGCGGATGGAGCGCACCCTCAAACTCACCCAGGCCTCCATGGACACGGCAGCCCTGGGCATCTTCTGGATAGCCCCGGATGGGCGTCTTCTGTACGTCAACGACATCACCTGCCAGCGCCTGGAATACTCCCGGGACGAGTTGCTGGCCATGAACATCGCGGATGTGGACCCGGTCTTCCCTATGGGCTCGCGCCGGAACCACTTCAAACCGTACAGGAACACCCAGACCCTCCGGTTCGAAACCATCCACCGCTCCCGCAGCGGCAGGGACATCCCGGTCCTTATCACCAGCAACTATCTGGAATTCGAGGACCAGGAATTCGAGATCGCCTTTGCCGAGGACATAAGCGAACTCAGGCGGACACAAAGCGACATGGCCCGCAGCCGGGCTGCGCTCGAGGAAAACCAGGCCAGGCTGTCCCTGGTCATGGATCTGACGGACATGGCCCCCTGGGAAATGGACATCGCGACAAACACCTTCACCTTCGACGACCGGTTCTATGCCCTGTACGGGACGACGGCCGAACGCGAGGGGGGGCCGCTCATGCCCGCCCAGACCTACGCCAGGGAATTCGTCCATCCCGAGGACGCCTGGATGATCGCCGACGAGGTTCGCAAGATCCTCGCGGCGGATGCGCCCGGCTACGAGGGGCAGGTGGAGCACCGCATCATCCGGCGCGACGGCGCGCTCCGGCACATCGTGGTCCGCTTCCGCCTCATCCGGGACGAGGCCGGTCGGCCGGTCAAGACCATCGGCGCGAACCAGGACATCACCGGGCGAAAGCAGGCTGAAGAGGCCCTGGCGCGCAGCGAACAACGGTTCCGGAACCTCCTGGGCGACATGGAGATGGTCGCCGTGCAGGGATACGACCGGGACCGCCGGGTCATCTACTGGAACAGGGCCAGCCAGCGCCTCTACGGATATGCCGAGGCCGAGGCCCTGGGGCGGCGCCTGGAAGACCTGATCATACCCGCCCCCATGCGTGAGGGGGTCATCCGCAACATCCAGGACTGGCTGGACAACGGGGTGTCCATCCCGGCCGGAGAGCTGCACCTGCTGCGCAAAGACGGCACGCTGATCCAGGTCTACTCCTCCCATGTCATGCAGGAGACCGCATCCGGGCACAAGGAGATGTACTGCATCGACGTGGACCTGACCGAGATCAAGAAGGCCCATGACCAACTGGTGCAGGCAAAGGAGGCGGCCGAGGCCGCCAGCAAGGCCAAATCCGAATTCCTGGCCAACATGAGCCATGAAATCAGAACCCCTTTAAACGGCATCCTGGGGATGCTCCAGCTTCTCACGGACACGACGCTTGATGAGGAGCAGACCCAGTTCATCAGCCTGGCCATGGACTCGAGCAAACGGCTGACGCGGCTTTTGTCCGACATCCTGGACCTGTCCCGGGTGGAGGCCGGCAAGATGCAGATGCAGGTCGAGGTTGTCGATCTCGACAGCGTGGTGAAGCAGCTCGCCGCACTTCACGAACCGGTTTCGCTCCAGACCGGGGTGCGATTCCAGTGTACGGCGTTTCCCGGGCTGCCCAAGGCCGTCCTGGGCGACAGCATCCGGTTGCAGCAAGTCCTGACCAATCTGGTCGGCAACGCCTTCAAGTTCACGACGTCGGGCAGCATTGCCCTGGAGGCCTGTCCCCTGCCGCCGCGCCGTCCCGGGGAGGCCCAGGTTCTTTTTAGCGTCGCCGACACCGGGTGCGGCATGGACGACAGTCTGCTTTCGAAGCTCTTCGAACCGTTCGTCCAGGCCAGCCAGGGGTTCACGCGCCGCCATCAGGGGGCCGGACTCGGCCTTTCCATCGTCAAGCGGATCGTGGAGCTCATGGGCGGAAACATTGCCGTCGAAAGCACGCCGGGGGCGGGCACGACCTTTTTCATCGCCATCCCCTTTGCGCTGCCGTCCCCGGGCGCGGCGGACGGACGGCAGGCCCGCCTGGGGGACGGCGCGCCAGCGCCGAGGGCCTTGCGGATATTGATCGCCGAGGACGACATGGTGAGCCTTTTGGCGGTCTCCAGGCAATTGGGGAAAAAGGGACATCGCACGCACGCGGCGCATGACGGCGCAGAGGCCGTGGAGGCCGTGCGGAAGATGGATTTCGACCTTGTCCTGATGGACGTGCAGATGCCGACCATGGACGGCGTGGCCGCCACCAGGCTGATCCGGGACGCCGGGGCGGGCGCGGCCAAGGCGGATATCCCGATCATCGCCATGACGGCCTTCGCCATGGCGGGCGACCGGGAGAAGTTTCTTGCCGCAGGGATGAACGACTACGTCGCCAAGCCCGTCGACCACGCCGATGTGGAGGCGGCCATCGCCCGGGTGATGTCTCTGCCGAAAAGCGCATCGCGTCGGTGA